From a region of the Penaeus vannamei isolate JL-2024 chromosome 32, ASM4276789v1, whole genome shotgun sequence genome:
- the LOC138867794 gene encoding serine-rich adhesin for platelets-like has translation METSTDTSTETSTDTSSETSTDTSTETSTDTSTETSTDTSTETSTDTSTETSTDTSTETSTDTSTETSTVTSTETSTDTSTETSTDTSTETSTDTSTETSTDTSTEVSTDTSTEVSTDTSTETSTVTSTETSTDTSSETSTDTSTETSTDTSTETSTDTSTESSTVTSTETSTDTSMETSTDTSTETSTDTSTETSTETSTETSTDTSTETSTYTSTETSTDTSTETSTDTSTETSTDTSTETSTITSTETSTDTSAETSTVTSTETSTDTSTVTSTDTSTESSTVTSTETSTDTSTGTSTDTSTETSTDTSTETSTDTSTESSTVTSTETSTDTSTETSTDTSTETSTDTSTETSTDTSTETSTATSTESSTVTSTETSTDTSTETSTDTSTETSTDTSTETSTDTSTETSTATSTETSTVTSTETSTDTSTETSIDTSTETSTDTSTETSTDTSTETSTITSTETSTDTSTETSTVTSTETSTDTSTETSTDTSTGTSIDTSTETSTDTSTETSTDTSTESSTDTSTETSTDTSTETSTDASTETSTDTSTETSTDTSTETSTDTSTETSTDTSTETSTDTSTETSTNISTETSTVTSTETSTDTSTETSTDTSTETSTETSMETSTDTSTETSTVTSTETSTDTSTETSTDTSTETSTITSTETSTVTSTETSTDTSMETSTDTSTETSTDTSTETSTVTSTETSTDTSTETSTDTSTGTSIDTSTETSTDTSTETSTDTSTESSTDTSTETSTDTSTETSTDASTETSTDTSTETSTDTSTETSTDTSTETSTDTSTETSTDTSTETSTNISTETSTVTSTETSTDTSTGTSTDTSTETSTETSMETSTDTSTETSTDTSSETSTDTSTETSTDTSTETSTDTSTETSTDTSTETSTDTSTETSTDTSTETSTVTSTETSTDTSTETSTDTSTETSTITSTETSTVTSTETSTDTSMETSTDTSTETSTDTSTETSTDTSAATSTITSTETSTDTSTETSTVTSTETSTDTSMETSTDTSTETSTETSTETSTDTSTETSTDTSTETSTDTSTETSTDTSTETSTITSTETSTDTSTETSTDTSTETSTDTSTETSTDSSSETSTDTSTETSTDTSTETSTDTSTETSTDTSTETSTDTSTETSTDTSTETSTDTSTETSTVTSTETSTDTSTETSTDTSTETSTDTSTETSTDTSTGTSTDTSTETSTDTSTETSTDTSTETSTITSTETSTDTSTETSTDTSTETSTDTSTETSTDTSTETSTDTSTETSTDTSTETSTDTSTETSTDTSTETSTDTSTETSTDTSTKTSTITSTETSSDSSTETSPDASTKTSTITSTETSTDSSTETSTNTSTVTSTDTSTGTSTDTSTKTSTITSTETSTDTSTETSTDTSTKTSTITSTEISTDTSTETSTDTSTETSTDTSTKTSTITSTETSSDSSTETSPDASTKTSTITSTETSTDSSTETSTNTSTVTSTDTSTGTSTDTSTKTSTITSTETSSDSSTETSTDTSTETSTITSTETSTNTSTVTPVITTTPSSTAKTTAETNTPPVSTTTATTTTTTTTLPPSLLQKCDEEFYNAVEAGNLNPKFSECDVDNFERCNKIDGGKYGCTCFSGYEKNLNDNSSVCAEIKEHPSQMAVEEVWDASYCDRNSTLFGTFVENINTVYNAAGTSGNFSDIYQRFEVESIAPVSDPSACSPATRRRTSSRKTQTPSAKKALLVSRTQTPKKDETLLVKGKVILRETPSYTQDVGQKFQDALVTVVGNDTIMDQVNITINSSVIKVEGARMLLCGTDKSCNANSSECINLFLPEKNETKGVCRCLEGLVDMSPSKQEPGEICVQGCNSDFCVHGMCLMDERTFQLSCSCSDWYFTGTKCTWDMRIVIGMCVGALVIGILLAALLLYRKRTNRRAPKPEGRESAIPPPVRGQVNEGYWTLRRDDAFVREDEGYAWAAAANVSAFERERPWQERLLEIVGEENPQMPSDAPVLLPRLSIRRPDSINERARAMRALDLQGWESEEPRPGFISLRPGIRYGSSQDLYREASHF, from the exons atggaaacatcaactgacacttctacggaaacatcaactgacacttcttcggaaacatcaactgacacttctacggaaacatcaactgacacttctacagaaacatcaactgacacttctacagaaacatcaactgacacttctacagaaacatcaactgacacttctacagaaacatcaactgacacttctacagaaacatcaactgtaacttctacagaaacatcgactgacacttctacagaaacatcaactgacacttctacagaaacatcaactgacacttctacagaaacatcaactgacacttctacagaagtatcaactgacacttctacagaagtatcaactgacacttctacagaaacatcgactgtcacttctacagaaacatcaactgacacttcttcggaaacatcaactgacacttctacagaaacatcaactgacacttctacagaaacatcaactgacacttctacagaatcatcaactgtcacttctacagaaacatcaactgacacttcaatggaaacatcaactgacacttctacagaaacatcaactgacacttctacagaaacatcaactgaaacATCGacggaaacatcaactgacacttctacagaaacatcaacttaCACTTCTActgaaacatcaactgacacttctacagaaacatcaactgacacttcgacagaaacatcaactgacacttctacagaaacttCAACGattacttctacagaaacatcaactgacacttctgcagaaacatcaactgtcacttctacagaaacatcgaCTGACACTTCTACGgtaacatcaactgacacttctacagaatcatcaactgtcacttctacggaaacatcaactgacacttctacgggaacatcaactgacacttcaacagaaacatcaactgacacttctacagaaacatcaactgacacttctacagaatcatcaactgtcacttctACGGAAACAtcgactgacacttctacagaaacatcaactgacacttctacagaaacatcaactgacacttctacagaaacatcaactgacacttctacagaaacatcaactgccACTTCTACAGAatcatcaactgtcacttctACGGAAACAtcgactgacacttctacagaaacatcaactgacacttctacagaaacatcaactgacacttctacagaaacatcaactgacacttctacagaaacatcaactgccacttctacagaaacatcaactgtcacttctacagaaacatcaactgacacttctacagaaacatcaattgacacttctacagaaacatcaactgacacttctacagaaacatcaactgacacttctacagaaacttCAACtatcacttctacagaaacatcaactgacacttctacagaaacatcaactgtcacttctacagaaacatcaactgacacttctacggaaacatcaactgacacttctacaggaACATCAattgacacttctacagaaacatcaactgacacttctacagaaacatcaactgacacttctacagaatcatcaactgacacttctacggaaacatcaactgacacttctactgAAACATCAACTGAcgcttctacagaaacatcaactgacacttctacagaaacatcaactgacacttctacagaaacatcaactgacacttctacagaaacatcaactgacacttctacagaaacatcaactgacacttctacggaAACATCAACTAACATTTCTACAGAGACATCAACTGTCACTTCTACGGAAACATCGACTGACACTTCTacggaaacatcaactgacacttctacagaaacatcaactgaaacTTCAatggaaacatcaactgacacttctacagaaacatcaactgtaacttctacagaaacatcgactgacacttctacagaaacatcaactgacacttctacagaaacatcaactatcacttctacagaaacatcaactgtcaCTTCTACAGAAACTTCAACTGACACTTCAatggaaacatcaactgacacttctacagaaacatcaactgacacttctacagaaacatcaactgtcacttctacagaaacatcaactgacacttctacggaaacatcaactgacacttctacaggaACATCAattgacacttctacagaaacatcaactgacacttctacagaaacatcaactgacacttctacagaatcatcaactgacacttctacggaaacatcaactgacacttctacagaaacatcaactgacgcttctacagaaacatcaactgacacttctacagagacatcaactgacacttctacggaaacatcaactgacacttctacagaaacatcaactgacacttctacagaaacatcaactgacacttctacggaAACATCAACTAACATTTCTACAGAGACATCAACTGTCACTTCTacggaaacatcaactgacacttctacgggaacatcaactgacacttctacagaaacatcaactgaaacTTCAatggaaacatcaactgacacttctacggaaacatcaactgacacttcttcggaaacatcaactgacacttctacggaaacatcaactgacacttctacagaaacatcaactgacacttctacagaaacatcaactgacacttcgacggaaacatcaactgacacttctacagaaacatcaactgacacttctacagaaacatcaactgtaacttctacagaaacatcgactgacacttctacagaaacatcaactgacacttctacagaaacatcaactatcacttctacagaaacatcaactgtcaCTTCTACAGAAACTTCAACTGACACTTCAatggaaacatcaactgacacttctacagaaacatcaactgacacttctacagagaCTTCAACTGACACTTCTGCAGCAACTTCAACGattacttctacagaaacatcaactgacacttctacagaaacatcaactgtcaCTTCTACAGAAACTTCAACTGACACTTCAatggaaacatcaactgacacttctacagaaacatcaactgaaacttctacagaaacatcaactgacacttctacagaaacatcaactgacacttctacagaaacatcaactgacacttctacagaaacatcaactgacacttctacagaaacatcaacgattacttctacagaaacatcaactgacacttctacagaaacatcaactgacacttctacagaaacatcaactgacacttctacagaaacatcaactgacagtTCTTctgaaacatcaactgacacttctacggaaacatcaactgacacttctacggaaacatcaactgacacttctacagaaacatcaactgacacttctacagaaacatcaactgacacttctacagaaacatcaactgacacttctacagaaacatcaactgacacttctacggaaacatcaactgtcacttctacagaaacatcaactgacacttctacagaaacatcaactgacacttctacagaaacatcaactgacacttctacagaaacatcaactgacacttctacaggaacatcaactgacacttcgacggaaacatcaactgacacttctactgaaacatcaactgacacttctacagaaacatcaacgattacttctacagaaacatcaactgacacttctacagaaacatcaactgacacttctacagaaacatcaactgacacttctacagaaacatcaactgacacttctacagaaacatcaactgacacttctacagaaacatcaactgacacttctacagaaacatcaactgatacttctacagaaacatcaactgacacttctacagaaacatcgactgacacttctacagaaacatccaCTGACACTTCTACAAAGACTTCAACgatcacttctacagaaacatcaagtGACTCTTCTACAGAAACATCCCCTGACGCTTCTACAAAGACTTCAACgatcacttctacagaaacatcaactgactcTTCTACAGAAACGTCAACTAACACTTCTACAGTAACATCCACTGACACTTCTACAGGAACATCGACTGACACTTCTACAAAGACTTCAACgatcacttctacagaaacatcaactgacacttctacagaaacatcaactgacacttctacaaaGACTTCAACGATCACTTCTACAGAAatatcaactgacacttctacagaaacatcgactgacacttctacagaaacatccaCTGACACTTCTACAAAGACTTCAACgatcacttctacagaaacatcaagtGACTCTTCTACAGAAACATCCCCTGACGCTTCTACAAAGACTTCAACgatcacttctacagaaacatcaactgactcTTCTACAGAAACGTCAACTAACACTTCTACAGTAACATCCACTGACACTTCTACAGGAACATCGACTGACACTTCTACAAAGACTTCAACgatcacttctacagaaacatcaagtgactcttctacagaaacatccactgacacttctacagaaacatcaacgatcacttctacagaaacatcaactaaCACGTCTACAGTAACACCAGTTATCACTACTACTCCATCATCAACAGCCAAAACAACAGCTGAGACGAATACTCCTccagtatcaacaacaacagctacaacaacaacaacaacaacaacattacctCCTTCACTTCTCCAAAAATGTGATGAAGAGTTCTACAACGCCGTAGAGGCTGGCAATTTGAATCCCAAGTTTTCTGAATGTGATGTGGACAACTTTGAACGCTGCAACAAGATTGACGGCGGGAAATACGGCTGTACTTGTTTCTCTGGTTATGAGAAGAACCTGAACGACAATTCTTCTGTGTGTGCTG AAATTAAGGAACATCCGTCGCAAATGGCTGTCGAAGAAGTCTGGGATGCTAGTTATTGCGATAGGAACTCTACGCTCTTCGGGACCTTCGTTGAGAATATAAATACAGTG TACAACGCGGCGGGGACCAGCGGTAACTTCAGCGACATCTACCAGCGCTTTGAGGTTGAGTCCATCGCACCCGTGAGCGACCCCAGTGCCTGCTCTCCGGCCACGAGGCGCAG GACGAGCTCAAGGAAAACACAAACTCCTTCGGCCAAGAAAGCGCTCCTCGTGTCTCGCACTCAGACGCCGAAGAAGGATGAGACGCTGCTGGTCAAGGGGAAAGTGATCCTCCGAGAGACGCCCTCCTACACGCAGGATGTTGGGCAGAAGTTCCAAGATGCCTTAGTGACTGTGGTTGGAAATGACACCATAATGGACCAAGTCAATATTACAATCAACAGCAGTGTCATCAAAGTAGAAG GTGCCCGCATGCTTCTGTGTGGGACTGACAAGAGCTGCAACGCGAACAGCAGCGAGTGCATCAACCTCTTCCTCCCGGAGAAAAACGAGACGAAGGGCGTCTGCCGCTGCCTGGAGGGGCTCGTGGACATGTCGCCCTCGAAGCAGGAGCCAGGAGAAATTTGCGTCC aGGGATGTAACTCCGATTTCTGTGTCCATGGAATGTGCCTCATGGACGAAAGGACATTTCAGCTGTCTTGcag TTGTTCGGACTGGTACTTCACGGGAACAAAATGCACATGGGATATGAGAA TTGTGATTGGAATGTGCGTCGGTGCGCTGGTCATCGGAATCTTACTGGCAGCGCTCCTTCTGTACCGTAAAAG GACCAACAGAAGAGCGCCAAAGCCGGAGGGCAGAGAGAGCGCCATCCCGCCCCCCGTGCGAGGTCAAGTTAATGAAGGATACTGGACGCTGAGGCGGGACGACGCCTTCGTGAGGGAGGACGAAGGGTACGCGTGGGCGGCAGCAGCCAATGTGTCTGCCTTCGAGCGAGAGAGGCCTTGGCAG GAGAGACTTTTGGAGATCGTTGGTGAGGAAAACCCACAGATGCCAAGTGACGCCCCGGTTCTGCTGCCTCGTCTCAGCATCAGAAGACCTGACAGCATAAACGAGCGCGCGCGTGCCATGCGAGCCTTGGACCTGCAGGGCTGGGAGAGTGAGGAGCCTCGTCCGGGCTTTATCTCTCTGCGACCAGGAATCCGATATGGGTCCTCGCAGGATCTCTATCGTG AAGCTAGCCATTTTTGA
- the LOC138867795 gene encoding streptococcal hemagglutinin-like: protein MSVDVSVEVSVDVSVEVSVDVSVEVSVDVSVEVSVDVSVEVSVDVSVEASVDVSVEVSVDVSVEVSVDVSVEVSVDVSVEVSVDVSVEVSIDVPVEVSVDVSVEVSVDVSVEVSVSRCFCRKVSVDVSVEVSVDVSVEVSVDVSVELSVEVSVEVSVDVSVEVTVDVSVEVSVKVSVDVSVEVTVDVSVEVSVDVSIEVSVDVSVEVSVDVSVEVSVDVSVEVIVEVSVEVSVDVSVEVSVDVSVEVSVKVSVDVSVEVSSDVSVEVIVEVSVEVSVDVSVEVIVEVSVEVSVEFSVEVSVDVSVEVSVDVSVEVSVDVSVEVIVEVSVEVSVDVSVEVSVDVSVEVSVDVSVEVIVEVSVEVSVDVSVEVSVDVSVEVSVKVSVDVSVEVSVDVSVEVSVDVSTAPVLDVLNGFTFLE from the exons atgtcagttgatgtttccgtagaagtgtcagttgatgtttccgtagaagtgtcagttgatgtttctgtagaagtgtcagttgatgtttctgtagaagtgtcagttgatgtttctgtagaagtgtcagttgatgtttctgtagaagcgTCAGTTGATGTTTcagtagaagtgtcagttgatgtttccgtagaagtgtcagttgatgtttctgtagaagtgtcagttgatgtttctgtagaagtgtcagttgatgtttctgtagaagtgtcaatTGATGTtcctgtagaagtgtcagttgatgtttccgtagaagtgtcagttgatgtttctgtagaagt aagtgtcagtcgatgtttctgtagaa aagtgtcagttgatgtttctgtagaagtgtcagttgatgtttctgtagaagtgtcagttgatgtttccgtAGAATTGTCAGTTGaagtttctgtagaagtgtcagttgatgtttctgtagaagtgacagttgatgtttctgtggaagt aagtgtca aagtgtcagttgatgtttctgtagaagtgacagttgatgtttctgtagaagtatcAGTTGATGTTTCcatagaagtgtcagttgatgtttctgtggaagtgtcagttgatgtttctgtagaagtatcagttgatgtttctgtagaagtaatCGTCGaagtttctgtagaagtgtcagttgatgtttctgtagaagtgtcagttgatgtttctgtagaagt aagtgtca aagtgtccgttgatgtttctgtagaagtgtcaagtgatgtttctgtagaagtaatCGTTGaagtttctgtagaagtgtcagttgatgtttctgtagaagtgatcGTTGaagtttctgtagaagtgtcagttgagtTTTcagtagaagtgtcagttgatgtttctgtagaagtgtcagtcgatgtttctgtagaagtgtcagtcgatgtttctgtagaagtaatCGTTGaagtttctgtagaagtgtcagttgatgtttctgtagaagtgtcagttgatgtttctgtagaagtgtcagttgatgtttctgtagaagtaatCGTTGaagtttctgtagaagtgtcagttgatgtttctgtagaagtgtcagttgatgtttctgtagaagt aagtgtca aagtgtcagttgatgtttctgtagaagtgtcagttgatgtttccgtagaagtgtcagttgatgtgtCAACAGCGCCAGTTCTTGATGTTCTTAACGGCTTCACTTTTCTGGAGTGA